GCCCGCTCCACGCCCTGGTTGATGTCGGGCGACTGCTCGTGCAGGCGGTTCATCACCTCGCAGGTGTCGGCGTTGAAGAGGTATTCGGGCTTGTCGTAGCCGATGCGGCGGATGGTTTCGCGCACAATGGGCTCGGCGTCGACGTGGGCCTTGGACTTAATTTCGCCGGCTACCAGCGCGAAGTCGGTGGTTACCAACGTTTCGCAGGCCACTTTGGACGTGGGGTCCTGGCGCAAGTACTCGTCGAGAATGGCGTCGGAAATCTGGTCGGCAACTTTATCGGGATGGCCTTCCGAAACCGATTCGGAAGTGAACAGATAGGGCATTGAATGCGCGAAAAGGGCAGGAGAGAAAAAAGCAGGGCGCCCGCCCGACCGAAACCGGCGAGCGGGCGCGCCACAAAACTACGGAAAACCGGGCTATTGGCCGTAAGGTCAGCGCTGTGAAAGCCCAACCGGCTTTTGCGCGGCAACGCCCTGGCGTTGCGACGGCCCCCGTCCGGGCGTAGCGCGCTACAATTGGGCCAGCCGGCCGCCATCCACGGCCAGGGTGGTGCCGTGGATGAAGCTGGCCTCGGCCGACGCCATGAATGCGATGGCGGCGGCCAACTCCTCGGGCTTGCCCACGGTGGCTTTGTCGATTTGCTCGTTGCCGTTTTTCACGTTGGGGTTGCTCCAGAGCATGGGCGTGTCGACGGCGCCGGGCGCGATGGCGTTGATGCGGGTTTGGCGGAAGTCGAGCTCGCGGCTCATGCCGCGCACAAAAGCTTCCATGCCGCCTTTGCTGGTGGCGTAGGGCACCACGGCGGCGGTGGTTTGGTGCGCGTGCACCGAGCTGATGGCCACGATGGCACTGCCCTTGGGCATGTGCGGCAGGCACAGTTGCGTGAGCTGGGCCAAAGAGCGCAGGTTTACCTGCATGAGCAGGTCCCACTTTTCCAGCGGCAGCTTTACCAGCGGGTCAAACGTCATCATGGCGGCGTCGCACACCAGCACGTCGACGCGCTCAAACTTGGCCAGCACTTTCTGCACGGTGGCCTCAATGGCTTTGGGCTTGGCCAAATCGCAGGCCATAAACACGGCCTGGCCGCCGGCTTCTTTGATGAGACGCACGGTTTCGGCGCCGTCTTTTTTATCGCGGCCCAGGGCGATGACGGTGCCGCCTTCGGCCCCCAGCCGGATGCAGGCGGCCTGGCCAATGCCCGAGGTTCCGCCGGTTACGAGGCACACTTTATCTGTAAAACGCATAACAACCAGCCTGCTTCTGAGGAGAGGCCGCGCCACTTGGCGGGCCGGCTGATTGTACGGGCCTCTGCGCCCGGTGGCCGAGCCTGCTCAGAAATTTGGCGATAATCAGGCAACGGCCAGGGCCGGCGCCACTTTTTCGCACACCAGCACCACGGGCCGGCCGCGCAGGTCGGTGGTGGCAAACAGGTACACGTCGCCGCCTTCCCGAATGCCGGTGCGGCGCCGGAAATCGGCCACCGAGTCGGGAAAGTTGCGGGTGGTGACGTGGGCGCGGGCTTCGGGGCCCAGGTGCGCCTTGAGGGTGGCACCGTCGGCTTTCTCCACGGCCAGCACCCGGAAGATGCGGCCGGGAAAATCGGCCCGCAGCACGTCGGACGTGTACAAGTGGCTGTGCTGATGCAGCTTCAGCAGCTCGAACGCCGTGCCGATGCTGCGAAACGCGCCGGCCTTGAGCACGGCCGCGTTGGGCTCGTACAGAAACTGCTGGGCCTCGGCGTAGCGGGGCGTGGCGCGGGCTTCGCGGGCGCGGTTGAGGCGGAACTCCTGCTGGGTGCCGTCGCGGCGCAGGTTCAGGGCGTAGCGCTCGGGGTCGACGGCGGGCTCCTGGCCCAGCTCGTAGAGCACTTCCTTCACCTCGTTATCAACGGCTACCACCCAGAGCCGGCGCACGTGGCCCAGGCCCTGCACGGCCTGCTCGATGTCGAGCATGGGCGAAGTCTTGAGCAGGATTTTTGTGGCCTTATGCAACAGCAAGGGCATGAGCTTCACCACGTCCGGCTCGCAGTCGCGCAGCAGAAAAATTTTGCGCGCGGCCGTATCGCGCCGGGCCGGGTCGAGGTAGAGCCAGTCATAGTGCTGGTTGGTTTCCTTGAGAAAAGCCAGCGCGTCGGCGGCGTGCACGTCCACGTTGCTGATGCCAAGCTGGCCAAAGTTATAGCGCACCACATCGGCCAGCGCCGGGTTGCGTTCCACGTAGTCGACGTGGGCCACCCGCTGGGCAAACGCCGCCGAGTCGGCCCCGAAGCCGCCGGTGAGGTCGGCCAAGCGCTGGCCGTCCACTAGGCTGGCTTTGAACGCCGCCGTGCGCGCCGACGAGGCCTGCTCCACCGAAAGGGAGGGCGGAAATATCAAATCGGGGTTGTCGGCCCAGTCGGGCAGCTTCACGCGGGCCTTCTGACGGGCCTGAATCTGGCGCACGAGCTCGGGCACGGGCAGGCCGGGGTGGCGGCGGGCTTGCAGGGCCAGGTGGGCGGGGTCGTCGTGCAGGTGCGCGGCCACGTAGCGCCGGGCCGCTTCGGGCAAGGGGTAGTCCATGGAAAGGATATACGGAAAACCCGCGGCCTTAGCGCAAGTCCCAGCGCAACGCCAGCAGTGGCTGGCCGGTGGGCGCCGCGCCCAAGCCCACCCCGCTGGGCCGCAGCCGGGGCCACACGCTGCCGTGGGCCGGCGGGGCGGCGTTGTAGGCTTCCACGGCGCGCTTCATGTAGGTGTTGGTGTTGCGGTTGATGAAAAGCGTGGCGAGGATGCTGGTGGCAAACACGCCCAGGGCCACCTTCTGGGTGTTGTTGAAGTACTGCCGCTCGTCGCCAATCAAAATCTGCTGGCCCCAGAGGCCGAAGGAGCCCACGGCCACCACGCGGTCGACGAGGTAGAGGGTTTTCTGGCGGCGGTACTGGTCGAGGTGGGCCAGGGCTTCGGCGTTGCCGGCCAGGTAGGGGCGCAGCTTTTGGCCGAAGAACCCGGCGCTCTGGTAATTGTCGCCATCTACGCCGGGCGGCAGGAAATCGAAGTTGTGCTGGGGGCCGTTGAGGCCGCGCTCGGCATCTTCGGGGTGCAGGCGAATGGTGGCCGGCGCCTGCTGGGCCAGGGCCGGGGTAAACAGGCTCAACATCAACGCCGTGGTAACTGCCCCACGCAGCCGCCACCCCGCGGCGGCCAGACAATCCAATTTGTGCATGTAACAAAGATAGAATGCGAAAGGAGGCTGAAAACGCCCTGCGTCGCCATTTTTTTGCCCCCAAACTCAACAAAGCGGCCCGGGCGCACGTTCTGGCCGGGCCGGCCGGAAGTTTCCGGGCAACCCGCACCCACATTTTACCGCTGTATCTAATCGTATGAAAACGTCTTTCGCTTCCCTCGCCTTCCGGGCCCTGTTGCCGGCCGCCGTGCTTCTGGCCTCGTGCAGCAAAAAAGATGAGCCTGTGGCACCCGTAGTTGAGCAGGGTCAGGTTAAATTCCACCACGCGGCCCCCAGTGCCAACCTGGACGTGAAGTTTCTGGCCGACGACGCCGAGAAGGCCACGCTGGCCTACGGCGCCAACAGTGGCTACCAAGGCGTGCCCGCCGGTAGCCGCACCCTAAAAGTCAACGTGGCCACTTCCGGCCAGAACGCCGTGACGCAGAGCGTGGCGGTGGAAAAAGACAAGAACTACTCCTACTTCGCCTACTCGCCGGGCGCCACCACGGCCGTGAGCGGCTTGTTCGTGAATGACGACCTGACGACTCCTGCCTCGGGCAAGGCCAAGATTCGGCTGGTGCACCTGGGCCAGGGGCAGGCCTCGCCGCTCCGCCTCACGCAGCGGTTGGCCGTCGGCTCGCAGGCCATCACCGCCGATGTGCCTTTTGGCACCGCTTCGCCGTTTGTAGAAATCAATGCCGGTACCTACAACATCGACGTTTCGGCGGGCAACCCCAGCGTGGCCGTGTTGTACGTGGCCGAAGGCAACGGTTCGGGTTCTACCACGGCTTCGAAAAACTACGAGTCGGGCAAGATTTACACCGTGCTGGTGCGGGGCTACACCAGCCTCGACCCCAATTTGGCCCCCAAAGTTGTGCTCATTCAGAACAATTAGCCTGATGGCCATAGTGCATAAAAAAAGCCCGCTGGAAATATCCAGCGGGCTTTTTTATGCGCTATGGCGAAGTATTACTCCTTCACCACCCGCAGGTGCTGCGCGGGCTGGCCGGGGAAGGCCAACTGCACAAAGTACACCCCGCTGGCCTGGCCGCGCAGGTCGAGCGACAGCTGGCTGAGGCCGGCGGCCAGCACCGGAGTGGTCGTGGCCAGCACCAAGCGGCCGGCGGCATCGGTCACGCGCAGCTGAGCGGCGGCGGCCGGCGTGCCAATGGGCAGCTCCACGCGCAGGGTGAGGCCGTGCGCGAAGGGGTTGGGCACGCCCGTGAAGACGATGGCCGGGGCCGCTTCGTTCTCGAAGCGCAGAGTGCGCACGGGCGAGAATTCGGTTTTACCGGTTACATCGAGCTGGCGCAGGCGGTAGTAGCGCAGGCCAGCCTTGCCCTTCTCGACATCGAGGAAGCTGTAGTGACGCGGGGCACTGCTGCTGGCCGAGGGGCTGGCCACAAAGCCCAGTGTGCGGAACGCGCGGCCGTCGAGGCTCACCTGCACGTCGAAGCCGGCGTTGTTTTTCTCGCTGGCGGTGGTCCAGGTCAGGTTGGCGTTGGTGCCTTGGCGTTCGGCCGCGAAGGCGGTGAGCTCCACGGGCAGCGGATTGGTGGCGCTGCCCAGCGTCCAGATGGAGAAGTCCGAGATGCCGGTTTTGCTCACCGTATTGCCGGCAATGCTGATGGGCGCTTGGTTGGCCCACGGCCCCGTGAGGCTGCTCACCGATTTGAACAAGGCCACGTTGCCGGGCGCAATGCCGTTGCGCTCGTGGTCGAAGTAGCTGAAGTCCATGGCCACGTTCAGGCCCGCGTTGGTGGCGGGCTGAATGTCGAAGTAGCGCTTGATGCTCTGGCTGGTGCCCACGCCGGTGAGCACCGTGCCCGTGGTGCGTACCACCGTGGTGAGGCCGGGGAAAGCCGTGGAAGCGGCGTCCGGCGTCAGCGTCAGGCCGATGTTGCCGAAGCTCTCGGCCGTGGCCGTGCTCAGGTCGCGGCCGGGCACCGCTACCTGGCCCAGCACGTAGCTCGCGTCGGTTTCGGAAAGGGTGGCGCCTGGTGTGAGCGTCACGGTGTAGGCGCCGGTGTTCAGCACGCCCTGGCTCATGGTCAGGGCATGAGCTACGTTGGTATTATTGGCCAAAGCCAGCACGCCGGCGGCACTGCTCAGGTTCACGTTGAGGTCGTAAAAACCGGCAATGCCCGTGACGGTGGGCGCCGCGCCGCGGAAAGCCACCATGCCGCCGGTCAGGCTCACGTTGGCCGTAGCCGTATTGCTGGTCAGGTCGCCGTACACGTTCAGGGTGCCGGCGGTCTGGGCCAGGCTGGCGCCGTTGGCGATGGTGAGGGTGCGCACGGCCGCGTTGGCTGCGGTGTTCAGGTTTGGATAGTTGGCCAAACCAGCCGGAATAAGGGCGTCGATGGTGTTGCTGGGCACGCAGGCCGTCCAGTTGGCGGCGTTGAACCAGTTGCTGCCGTCGCCGGGCGCATTGCCGGTGTAGGTGGTTTGGTCGCCCACGGTCACGGTGGGGTTCGGGCTGAGCGTGTTATCCGTCGTCAGCGTTTCGGGAATGGTCAGGCCCTCGCTGGTTTGCAGGGCCACCGTCAGCGCTTGAAACGTGTAGGTGCCGGCGGCCGTCAGATTGGCGGTGCCCACGCTCACGGGCAGGCTACCGTTGGCGGGAATGGTGCCGCTGGTCACGGTGGCGCTCAGGGGCTGGGTGCCGCCTCCCGGCAATACCAGCGTGCCGCTCACGAGCAGCTTCTGGTTGACGCCCAGTACCAGCGGGTTGGTGCTGGTGTTGGTCACGCTCAGCGTAATGGGCGCGCTGAGGGGGCCTGGCGTGCAATAGTTGGCGGCTGGGGCCGTCAGGGCCGCAGCATTCAGGGCCACGTTGGTCGTGTTGGGGAATTCGTAGGCGCCCATGTCGGGGCCGGTTTGGCTGGCGGCCGTGCCGGTGGCCCGCACGGTGCCCACCAAATCGGTGGTGATGCCGCTAATGGTCAGGCCCAGGCCGTTAAGGGCAGAGTTGGTCGGGCGGAGGATGGCGTCGAACACCGGGTCGATGCTCTTGGAATTGGCGCCTTCGCCCCCACCGCTTTGCGCCGTGGCAATGGTGGAATACCCGGCGTTGCTGCCGTTGCTTAGCAACACGCCGCCGGTTAGGTTGGGCACCCATAGGTCGTTGTAATCCGACGCGCCGCCTACTTGCGTGCCCGACGTGGAATGGTAGGCCGAGTGGAACGCCGGCCCTGTCTGTGCCCCGGTGAAGTTGGCGAAGATGTTGTCGCGAACGTTCAGCGCCGCGCCGCTGGCGCTGCTGAACTCGTAGCCCGTGCTGCTGTAGGTGGGCGTGCCGGTGTTCAGACTGACGGTGTTGAAGGAGACAAAATACGAGCTGATGGAAGTTTGCCCGGCCCCACTGGTCAGGAAAATGCCATTCACGTAGCGAGTGGCCGTGGCCGTACCCGTGAAGCCCGACGTGAGCCCCGTAATGACGTTGTTATACAGGCTGGTCGAGTGCTGCACGGCCCCGGCGGCGTTGCCCGACGTCGTGCTGCCTTCCAGATACACGCCCCAGGCTTTGCCCGTATTGGCGGCGCCCACCGTGGCAATGTTCGAAATGCGGTTGTTGAAGACGGCGTTGGCATCGGCTGGCACGGTGGTGCTGGCGCCCCCGCTGAGCTGAAACACGTAGATGCCCGCCGCGCCTCCGGTGCTCGTGCTGCTCACGTATTGCACCACGTTATCGTGAACTGACAATTTCCGGTTCACGCCACCGTTGATGCCCACGGCGAAAGCCGCCACGCCGCCAACGGGGGCCGTGCTGCTCCCAACGCTGCAGTTGGCAATTTCCGTGTTGTAGTCGTAGAAGGCGGTGCTATACCCCAGCGCTACTATGCCCGCTACGGCGTTGTACACCTGCAGGCCGAGGTAGCGGTTGTTCTGGTTGCAGCCAGCCAGGCTGGTGGGCGTGGTGGCGCCGCCGTAGCGGAGGTCCAGCGTTTGGGCCACGCCCCACGAGGCCAGATTATTTCGGTTCAGAGAAATAGTGGCGTTTTGCACCGTGTTGTTGAAAGCGCCGTTGGTGGCCGAGGCATTACGCACCAGGTAGCCAAACTCGACGTTGCCGCCCGGGGCGTTCACGTCGATGCCGTCGAAGGTGAGGTAGTCGGCACCCTGCACCGTGAAGCCCGCGTCCAGCGCGTTCAGCGCCGAACCGGCGGGCTGGAGCACCGGGTTAGCGCCCGCGCCGGCTTTCTGGAACGTGACCGCCGTGGTGGCGCCCGTGGCCGTGGTGGTGATGGCGGGCACTTCCTCCGCGAAGGTCTGGCCGGCGCTCACGTTGAACGTCACGGCCGGCGTGCCGGCCGTGGCCGTCGTAATGGTGCTTTGGTTGAGCACGGCAACGGCGTCGGAAAACGAGCGGAAATTGCGGCCGGTGGGGTAACTAGTGGCCTGCGTGTTGTCGATGGTGTACGTGCCACTCAGGACCAGCGCCGTGGCCGGCAATACGGCTGCTTCGTCGCTGCCTAGGTCGGGGGCGGTGCCGGTGCCGGTGTAGCCGGCGCTGCCCTGGCGGGTGTCACCGTCGTAGTCGGTGTCCACGGTGCCGGCCAGCGACACCCCGGCGCTTTCCAGCGCCGAGAAATTGCTCAGGTGCAAGTCGGTGGTACTTACGAAGCCCGGCACGGCGTTGCGGGAATTACCGTTCTGCCCCAAGCCGCTCGTCGCGTTCTGAATGGCGGCGAAGGTCGTTAGGTCGCTCCCCGAAGTGGCAGCCCCGGTGCCGGCGTAGTTGCCCAGCACGCCGTTCGGGCCGTTCACGTAGTAGTCGTTGTAGTCGATGGTGGCGTAAGCAGCCCGGGGAGCGCCGCTGTAGATGGCGTAGTTCCTGGCCCCGCTGCTGCCGGGGCTCACCAGCGAGTTGGCAAAAACGTTGTTGCGCACGTCGAGCGTGCCGGCGGTGGTTATCAGCGAGCTGGTGTGGAAGGCCGCCGAAACGGTGCTGGCGGTGGTGTTGGTGGTGGCGCCGGTCAGGTTCACGGAGTTGTAATACACCTTCGCGCCGCCCATGCTGCTCAGCAGGCGAATGCCCGAAATCCCGTTGGTGCTCAACGACGTGCCGCACGAGCCGTTGATGCCGGCCACGGTGTTGTTGGCGATGAGCAGGTTGCTCGCGGTACTGCCGGTGCGGGCGTCGATGCCGTGCGCCCCGAAGCTGCCGGTGGCAGTGGCCGCAATGTTCACCACCCGGTTGCGCGAGATGGTGCCGTCGGTGAACCCGGCGCCCGCGTAAATCCCCGAGGCGTCGGCCCCAAAGCCTTGGCTGATGCCGTCTACCGTGTTCTGGCTGATGGTGACGAACGGCACCCCCGTGTCGGCATAGATGCCGAACAGCGGCGTTGCACTGCTGCCCACCACGTTTTGCACGGTGTTCCGCGTGATTTGGGCGCCCGTGGCCGAGGAGTTGCCCCCGGTGTTGCTAATCTGAATACCCACCGTGGTCAGGCCGGCGCTGGGCGTGCCCACCGCGTTGTCGCTAATCACCAGCCCGTCGAGGCTGCCAGCCGTGGTGCCGCCCGCCGTGCCGCCCGCGTAGATGCCGTAAGCCAGCGTCTGGAACGAGTTGTTCTGGATGGTGAGGTTGTCGTTATCTGCCCCCGTGCCGGTGCCCCCATTCGAAACGATGGTATTGCTGCCGGCAAATACCCCAAAGAGCCCCGTGGAGCTGCTGGTGCCCACCAAATTGGTGTTTTTAACAGTGATGTTGGTGGCGCCGGCACCGGTGCCCGCGCTGGCCACCCACACTACCGCCGTCAGCACTTGGTTGGTGGTGTTGCTAATGGTCAGGTCGCGGGTGCTGCCGCCGGGGGTGTTCGAGCCATCGAAGGCGAAATAATCCACGCCATCGAGCTTGAACACGGCGGTGTTGGTGTTGCCGCTGTTGCCGCTCACCACCGGCGCCACGCCTGGTGCGGGCTTGATGGTAACCGTGTTGGTGGCGCTGGCGCCGCCAAAAGGCGGAATCACGAAGGGGAAAGTTTCGCCATTGGCCGCGTTGTAGGGCGTGGCGGTGGCGTTGGTCAGCGAGAAAACCACCGGGCCGCTCACGCCCCGGAAAGCCAGGTCGGCCAGCGCTGCCGTGATGGTGGCGTAGTCATTGCCGGCCGCTACGCCCACGGTATAGGTTCCGTTCAGCGGGCCCACGATGGTGCGCGCGGCGGCCGTTCCCGTCAGGGCAATAGCTACCGGGCTGCTGCCGCTCGTGATGGCCGAAGCCGTATTGGTGACGCTCGACGTGAAAGCCACGTTGGTGGGCACGGCCGCGATGGTTCGGCCCACCGTGGCGCCGCCGGTGATGTCGTAGGTCAGGAAGTAGTAATTAGCGCCTTCCGTCAGGGGCTGCGGCGTGCTCAGCGTGAAGGTGAAATTGGGCGCGGCCAGGCTGCCCGTGGTGCCCAGCAGCGTGGCCGTGCCCGCCGCGAACGTGGCGCTGGTGCTGGTATACAGCTTGGCATTGGTAATGTCGTTGGTTGGCACGGCGGTGCCGGCTAGGCTAAACGTGA
This DNA window, taken from Hymenobacter sp. 5317J-9, encodes the following:
- a CDS encoding class I SAM-dependent methyltransferase; translation: MDYPLPEAARRYVAAHLHDDPAHLALQARRHPGLPVPELVRQIQARQKARVKLPDWADNPDLIFPPSLSVEQASSARTAAFKASLVDGQRLADLTGGFGADSAAFAQRVAHVDYVERNPALADVVRYNFGQLGISNVDVHAADALAFLKETNQHYDWLYLDPARRDTAARKIFLLRDCEPDVVKLMPLLLHKATKILLKTSPMLDIEQAVQGLGHVRRLWVVAVDNEVKEVLYELGQEPAVDPERYALNLRRDGTQQEFRLNRAREARATPRYAEAQQFLYEPNAAVLKAGAFRSIGTAFELLKLHQHSHLYTSDVLRADFPGRIFRVLAVEKADGATLKAHLGPEARAHVTTRNFPDSVADFRRRTGIREGGDVYLFATTDLRGRPVVLVCEKVAPALAVA
- a CDS encoding BNR-repeat neuraminidase N-terminal domain-containing protein — encoded protein: MVKTLLSGRRDARPTAARMWQLLGLLTLGAAPVWAQPSVIGTNTGDVSNSAYGTYVAANLVDVGGFRQYRTQATNSTNDNVAEWQFAQGTASNVDYNNKWLPYANAGIKYRIPGFNQAIAPNTAYPPSTNNGTATYSGNNGVPGGLPALTAGRYYTFNITKNAPTADNTMAVLETAYNPVAISAVAANTATPGKNSLVQITATLASAPNAAEYFYVRYSTNAFGTSALVPLTVSGTTATGLIPGQVAGTAVSYYVLSSPIATAAAIGTDYDMLTLNLNNNGGANYNYTVAATVCGLYGIDNTTGNATGSAGVFNSFTNAFAFLNASTLSCATTFNVTAGSTYTEKAALGTIAGSSAANTVTFQKSGTGANPKITAPGSSTSTTVDAIIGLNGTDYVTFDGIDLLDPSTNTTAATQMEAGYALWRAGTGATLNGCQNVTIKNSTVTLQKPLATSSITTGILSANTDNTGAAAVVTGATVATAINTNNTFTANTLTNMSRGVVLQGLTSATYYDQNNTVGGTASAAGNTINNINAGSSTSGEVYGILADYQTGTSITFNTADNAGNGGTAATRELRCIAFNLGTSGVLTASNNTLTTQTNQTAVVYGIRCEATGLTLTTSNNQFTAVAATAGSSGAIYFMGILVSSSTGNLASWTADGNTWDNAGKSLISSGQLALAYNSNKTPTVTFTNNTAKNIARTTNAGTFYGYYNGAGGPATTPALHTITGNVIQGLSFPGSSDVYGIQNTAGTTASRAQVKIEGNTIKDITSVTGAIYGVLFDYGDNAGGATTSTINANTINKLSSGPASSLTKGVYGIFVGGTTSFTSGTNVTNLKVQSNQVGEVGDAATPTLNGINNSGATPVAGIYFNGGATSPTLDFSSNVIKNVNSTNSSSSPSAYGMFFAAPGSGNATITASGNTIAGVSLTNSANSGSAYGMFVTGLGTSGTATLEDNVINNVLAQNTSSSVYGIRFSAAATANVRRNTLYALSHTNTFTGAVYGLYFGGGSTFNISRNKVYDLSSAAATATVYGIYTLGGSADNVDNNLIGDLRAPISTAAGSLVGINLTNSGPYNVYHNTVRLNATSTSATTFGSSAVLLGSGVLDLRNNLLVNLSTPVGAAYTSALRRNVAATSANTAATTNNNILYAGAPGANNVVYAEGSTPTTYPALADYRNAMAALGGSTPLRESAAGTENPPFLSTTGSAATFLHIDPAVATLVESGGTPVSGVTTDFDGDARNATTPDVGADEGNFTPAPTMAVTALTYAQNGLNTTNNATNQLITSLTVTTAGSYDRLRLTSVTFSLAGTAVPTNDITNAKLYTSTSATFAAGTATLLGTTGSLAAPNFTFTLSTPQPLTEGANYYFLTYDITGGATVGRTIAAVPTNVAFTSSVTNTASAITSGSSPVAIALTGTAAARTIVGPLNGTYTVGVAAGNDYATITAALADLAFRGVSGPVVFSLTNATATPYNAANGETFPFVIPPFGGASATNTVTIKPAPGVAPVVSGNSGNTNTAVFKLDGVDYFAFDGSNTPGGSTRDLTISNTTNQVLTAVVWVASAGTGAGATNITVKNTNLVGTSSSTGLFGVFAGSNTIVSNGGTGTGADNDNLTIQNNSFQTLAYGIYAGGTAGGTTAGSLDGLVISDNAVGTPSAGLTTVGIQISNTGGNSSATGAQITRNTVQNVVGSSATPLFGIYADTGVPFVTISQNTVDGISQGFGADASGIYAGAGFTDGTISRNRVVNIAATATGSFGAHGIDARTGSTASNLLIANNTVAGINGSCGTSLSTNGISGIRLLSSMGGAKVYYNSVNLTGATTNTTASTVSAAFHTSSLITTAGTLDVRNNVFANSLVSPGSSGARNYAIYSGAPRAAYATIDYNDYYVNGPNGVLGNYAGTGAATSGSDLTTFAAIQNATSGLGQNGNSRNAVPGFVSTTDLHLSNFSALESAGVSLAGTVDTDYDGDTRQGSAGYTGTGTAPDLGSDEAAVLPATALVLSGTYTIDNTQATSYPTGRNFRSFSDAVAVLNQSTITTATAGTPAVTFNVSAGQTFAEEVPAITTTATGATTAVTFQKAGAGANPVLQPAGSALNALDAGFTVQGADYLTFDGIDVNAPGGNVEFGYLVRNASATNGAFNNTVQNATISLNRNNLASWGVAQTLDLRYGGATTPTSLAGCNQNNRYLGLQVYNAVAGIVALGYSTAFYDYNTEIANCSVGSSTAPVGGVAAFAVGINGGVNRKLSVHDNVVQYVSSTSTGGAAGIYVFQLSGGASTTVPADANAVFNNRISNIATVGAANTGKAWGVYLEGSTTSGNAAGAVQHSTSLYNNVITGLTSGFTGTATATRYVNGIFLTSGAGQTSISSYFVSFNTVSLNTGTPTYSSTGYEFSSASGAALNVRDNIFANFTGAQTGPAFHSAYHSTSGTQVGGASDYNDLWVPNLTGGVLLSNGSNAGYSTIATAQSGGGEGANSKSIDPVFDAILRPTNSALNGLGLTISGITTDLVGTVRATGTAASQTGPDMGAYEFPNTTNVALNAAALTAPAANYCTPGPLSAPITLSVTNTSTNPLVLGVNQKLLVSGTLVLPGGGTQPLSATVTSGTIPANGSLPVSVGTANLTAAGTYTFQALTVALQTSEGLTIPETLTTDNTLSPNPTVTVGDQTTYTGNAPGDGSNWFNAANWTACVPSNTIDALIPAGLANYPNLNTAANAAVRTLTIANGASLAQTAGTLNVYGDLTSNTATANVSLTGGMVAFRGAAPTVTGIAGFYDLNVNLSSAAGVLALANNTNVAHALTMSQGVLNTGAYTVTLTPGATLSETDASYVLGQVAVPGRDLSTATAESFGNIGLTLTPDAASTAFPGLTTVVRTTGTVLTGVGTSQSIKRYFDIQPATNAGLNVAMDFSYFDHERNGIAPGNVALFKSVSSLTGPWANQAPISIAGNTVSKTGISDFSIWTLGSATNPLPVELTAFAAERQGTNANLTWTTASEKNNAGFDVQVSLDGRAFRTLGFVASPSASSSAPRHYSFLDVEKGKAGLRYYRLRQLDVTGKTEFSPVRTLRFENEAAPAIVFTGVPNPFAHGLTLRVELPIGTPAAAAQLRVTDAAGRLVLATTTPVLAAGLSQLSLDLRGQASGVYFVQLAFPGQPAQHLRVVKE
- a CDS encoding SDR family oxidoreductase; translated protein: MRFTDKVCLVTGGTSGIGQAACIRLGAEGGTVIALGRDKKDGAETVRLIKEAGGQAVFMACDLAKPKAIEATVQKVLAKFERVDVLVCDAAMMTFDPLVKLPLEKWDLLMQVNLRSLAQLTQLCLPHMPKGSAIVAISSVHAHQTTAAVVPYATSKGGMEAFVRGMSRELDFRQTRINAIAPGAVDTPMLWSNPNVKNGNEQIDKATVGKPEELAAAIAFMASAEASFIHGTTLAVDGGRLAQL
- a CDS encoding DUF4397 domain-containing protein; protein product: MKTSFASLAFRALLPAAVLLASCSKKDEPVAPVVEQGQVKFHHAAPSANLDVKFLADDAEKATLAYGANSGYQGVPAGSRTLKVNVATSGQNAVTQSVAVEKDKNYSYFAYSPGATTAVSGLFVNDDLTTPASGKAKIRLVHLGQGQASPLRLTQRLAVGSQAITADVPFGTASPFVEINAGTYNIDVSAGNPSVAVLYVAEGNGSGSTTASKNYESGKIYTVLVRGYTSLDPNLAPKVVLIQNN